The Saccharopolyspora gregorii genomic interval GCGGAGGGCGATCCGGTTGAGCCGGAACGACGGCAGCGATGGCACGCAGCGACGGCACGACCCCCGTTCTTGATCGTGAGCGCCCGCAGACCGCTTGTCAGAAGCTAGGCCGAGCCGGACCGCGTGCATCACAGCGTCCGAACCGCGGACCCGGCACCCGACGGCAGTCGGGGCGGAGGATGCCGCGTGCTCGTCGGGACGGTGATCGATGCTTCCTGGAAGGGCACAGGGCATTCGTTTTCCTCAGCGGGCGGCCAGATGAGCCATTCTCCCGCCGTGGCAGAGGCATTGGTACCCGGCTGACTCAGGCCAGCGGGATCACGTGCGGAGCAATTCGAGCGCAGCGTCCGCCGAACTCCGCAACAGTGGATGTGCGCAACGCGATGGGCATGATCCGGACGCCGCAATTTCGGCAAGGCGGGAGTAGGACCGCCCCTGTGACCTGCGGCACCCGGGTGCCCGCGAGGCATAGCTCGCCGTCACCGGATGCGATGAAAAGGATGGAACCGACCGGTGAACCGAGCTTCCGCCTGAACAAATGCTCGCTCAGGCCGGATGTGAACCCGCGGTCCGCCGCGGACGGGGCAGGCAGGAGAACGAACCGATGTCGTGGAGGTGGCCCCGCACGGCTTGGCTCGTCATGTCAGTGGTGGCCGTGCCCACCGCGCTGGTCATGTCAGGCGCGCTCGCGGAACCCGTTAGGTGGGCCGTAGCGGATTTCACGGGCCTCGTCGGTGCCCTCGCGGCCGCCGTCGCGTTCGCCTGGACTGGCCGAGCACCTTTCGCGTCGGGCACGGGTCGGTGGTGGCGGCCGCTCATGGCCCTTGCCCTCTTCGGTTGGGGCGTGGGGCAAGCCGTATGGACGTGGCATCGCAGCGTGGACATGCGGGCAGCGACCTTCCCAGATGTCGAGAACGCGCTCTACCTGGGACTGCCGGTGTTCACCTTCTTCGCATTGCTGCACATCGCCAAGAACGAGCATGCCCGCACCGGTTCCACCGACGCCATCACGCGCCCGCGCGTCCTGGTGATCGACGGATTGATCGTGGCGACCAGCTTGCTCGGCCTGGTGTGGCAGGTCACGTTCGGTGCCGCCGTGGAACGCGGATCCGCCAGTCTCGGCGAGGTGTTGCTGGCGGTGTCCTATGCGGTGGCCGATCTCGTCCTCATCGTTCTCGCAGTGCTCATATCGGTCCTGTTGCGTCGCAGCTGGCGACTTCCGCTGGCGTGGCTGCTGGCCGGGCTCATCGCGATCGGTGCTTCGGACGCCCTCTACGCGTTTTCCATCAGCAACAACAGCCCTGCTCCGCCGAACGTTGCCGATGTGGGGTACATGATGGCGCCCTACCTCGTGCTTGTCGCCGCGCTCGCCCCGGAGAACGGACTGTCCCGCGTGGCGACCAACCTCCCCCCACTCGTCCTTCCCTACGTCCCGCTGGCGGCGGTGTGCGCGTTCACTGCCGTGCGAGCGACCATCGACAGCCCGCGTCCCGCGGAGGTCTACTTCCTCCTCGGGGTCGTCGGCCTGGTCGTGGTGCGACAGCTCATGACAGCGCGTCGGCTGCAGGAGGTCCATCAGCGTTTGCGTCACCTCGCCACGCACGATCCGCTTACCGGGGTGGCGAACCGGACACTTCTGCTGGACGTCCTCGGACAGGCCCTACCTCAGGCCCACGCCCAGCACACCGCCCTCGGCCTGCTTTACATCGACCTGGACCAGTTCAAGGAGGTCAACGACCGGTGGGGGCACCAAGCGGGCGACACCGTGCTGCTGGCGACGGCTACCACGCTACGGGCTGAACTCGACGGTAGGGCCACCCTCGCCCGCCTCGGCGGGGACGAATTCGTGGTCCTGCTCAACCCGGCACCCGCCGACCCGGAAGCGCTGTGCTCCCGGCTCCGCGAACGCCTGGCCGAGCCAATTCTGCTGGACGGCGAGAAGTACCAGATCACCGCCAGCTTCGGGTACGTCCCGCTCGAACCGAACGACACGGCGCACCACGCGCTCAGCCGAGCCGATGCGGCGATGTACTCGGCCAAGCGGGCTGAACGGCCGGAAGGTTAGGCAGCGTGCCGCGGCTGAGGTCTTCGTCTGGGGGTGACTCGACTCCGAGTTCCTCATCGACCTGTCATGTGAGGCCCGTGATCAGGTAGAACGGCGCGTGAACGGCTGGTTGGGAGGAGGATTGCGCGAGCGTGCGGACCAGCGGCACGTCCATTCGGTCCACCGTGAACCCGGCGGACTCCAGCATTCCGCGAACTGATCCGAGCGGTCGGTGAAGCCGACGGGAGCGCGTCCACGTGCCGTCGCGCCGTTGGAGGCTGAGGGGCACCACCTCGCCTGGACGGGGAGATCGGCCGGGTGGGCCGTAAACGACCCCTGGGAAGTGGATGCCGACGGCCGAAGGGTTGCTATCGAGGACGGTGAAGCGGGAACCGGGCCGCAGGACGCGCAAGACTTCGGAGAAGAGTTCCTCGACCAGATGGTCGAGGAACTCGCAGCTGACGACGAAACCTGCGTAGGTGGCGTCCGCGGAGGAGTCCGGGATGCCGGGCAGGGATCCTCGTGGGGTTCGTCGATACCGGACTCCGGGCGTCGGTCTCTCCTCGGCCGTTCTGATCATCGCTGGCGAAGGGTCCGTTCCGAGCACCTGCGCGCTATGAGCAGCGGCCAGCCAGCGCGCGGACTTGCCCGTGCGGCAGCCGACGTCGAGGACTCGGTCGCCGGGCACGATGCGCAGATGGTCGGGTAGGTGGCGGTACCCGTGGTCCCACCAGAACGCGTCGTCGAGCGCGTCGTAGTCGTCGACCTCGGACTGCACGCTGCGGATCGACGACGTCGACTCATCGAATGCGGACGGCTCGAGCATGTGGAAAAAGGTCACTGGCCGCACTCCCCTCAGTCCCTCGGCCGACGAGCGAACGAATCGGCGTTCCGCGCGGCGATGCCGCCTCGGATTTCCTCCGCCCTTGTCGATGCGAGCAGCTCGCGCGGTCTCTCGCCACTGTGAGGCGACGCACTGCTCGTCGACCGATCCGCGCAACGTGCGCCGATGTGCGATCCGACCTCGCCCGGGCGCATCCTCCGTTGCCGCACACGGTCGCACCATCCGCCAGGGAAGTTCGAACGAGCGTTGTAGCACGAGAGCGACCCGGCCGATCTCGAAGTGGACAATATCTGCAGCGGTGGGTGTAGACATGACGCCATAGCGGTGCTAGCCTTCCTCTCAAGGAAGTAGAAGAGGATGTAGTAGCGCGATCGGTTGATTGACGCGATGGTCGACCGGGCAGGCGGAGACGCGCAGAGCGGCCTCCGCCTTAGGGTCGAGTGAAGGTCATCTGCGGGTGCGGGAAGGGAGGTGGGTGTCGTATCGCAAGGTTCGGCGCCGCGTCGTCCTCGTGTTCGTTGGTGGATGAGCGGCAGTGGTAATTGACTGGAATATCTCCCTCCAGGCCCCGGTGTACCGACGGTGCACCGGGGCCCTTGTTCGCGAGGGACCGGGAGGGTGTATGGGCGAGGAGCGCGCCGAGATCGAGGACAAGTTCGAGGACGCCGACTATCCGGCTTACACGATGGGCCGGGCGGCGGAGATGGTGGGCGTGACGCAGCCGTTCCTGCGGTCGTTGGAGGGGACGGGGCTGGTGGTTCCGGTGCGATCCGGCGGGGGGCATCGGCGGTATTCGCGTGCGCAATTGCGACGGGCGTCGCGGGTGCGTGAGCTGGTTGATCAGGGCATGCCGGTATGGGGTGCTTGCCGCATCATCGCGTTGGAAGATCAGCTCGCTCAGCTGGGTGCGGCGTCTGTGGAACAGCAGGGCTGAACCCTTCCTGCTGGGACGCGGTCGAGATCGCGCGTGGAGCGTAGCGGGCATGTTGCGGAGTTCACGTTTGGCGCATGCTCACACAAATGGCCGAAGATGGTTTCGATTGATCGCTCCGGACGCGGGGACCGACGTGCTCGTGCGCTAGTCATCGACGGCCCTGGTTTCCGCAGTCTGAACAAACAGCAGATACCTTAAGAATCAATCCGGGGCCCGAGACCGGAGGCTGAACCGTCCGCGATGTGTGAGTCGTGCCGAGTTGAGTCGGCTCCTGCTCCGTGGGGGCCAGGTACCTGCCCTGCTTCCCGTAGCCGCCGAACGGTGACACAGCGGAGGTAGTTGTAGCCCGCGTCACCTCGCGAGCGCGACCGCGGTGCCCTCAGCTCTGCTCGAAGCTGCGGTCATCGCTAGCAGCCGCTACTCGTGGACTTGCACGCAGCCGAATACTGCTGTCGATCAGCAGATAACTTTCGGGCCGATCGCACTTCCCCGCCTCAGTCCTGTGCGCGTGCGCCCGGTACGTACGCATGGGCTGGGAGGTCCCTCGACTGCATCGTAGTCTCTATGCGGACCATGAATTTCCGCCCCAGCATGCTTGCGGTCGCCGCAGCGAGCGGCCTGTCCATCATTTTCGCCAACACTACGATAGACGCGGCCAGCGCGCTCTGCTTGTTCGCCCTCAGCGCCTTATCACGGGTGTTTCGATGACGAACGGCGCCGTGACGCCATGGCCAGTCCGATCTCGGGCGTGGTCGGGTGAGCGGTCCGTCGGCCCGCAGGCCTCCCGGGTGTACTCGGCTTGCGAGGTCACCGCGGAATCTCAGCTGGGAGTGATCGAGCTCTACCGTGGGGTCTGTGGAGTTGCCGGTGTCGTTGACCGCGTCGTTGAGCAGTGCTGAGGAGCTGGTCAACATGCTCGACCGCGTCGATCTGCATAACACCTACGACGCGGTATGGGTGCTCTGGCAGGCCGAGTTGTTGTACCACTGGACCACGGTGATGGCTGCGGAAGCGCCCGACTATCCGGGCTTGGCCGCGGGACTCGCTGCATTCGCCGTCACCGCTATCGAGTGAGTCCGTCACACCGAGACATGACGTTGCATGCTCCTTCGCTCACCCTGTCCTCAGGGGTACAGCCTCATCTGGAAGCTGCGGGATGCGCGTGGGAGCGACAGTACCCATGCTGGACATTGCAAGACACCATGCCGAGCAGGACACGAGGGGGATGGCGATGTTGACAGCGTTGCGGAACTGCGGAGTCCGCTCAGACCACTTGTTCACGGCAGGAGTGGTATCGATCGGTTTGAGCGTGGCCAGTTGGGTGTCTTCCCGGAAAGCTGAGGACGTCGCCCGTGCCGACAGGTGGGGCATCTTCGTCGGGGAGTGGGCGCCGGCGTTCTTCGCGCTTGGTGCTGCGCTCCGCATCGACGAAACGCGTCGGTAGGCCGCGATGCCGAGGGGCCCAGGACGTCGCACACCAGGCCCCTCGGCCACTCTCCAACAGCGGACCTCGGAGTCGGCTGTCTACCCACCAGATAAGGGGCCTGGAAACGAGGCCGCCCTGTCCCGGCCCGCGCTGCTCATCCGGGCGTCCGCGACCTGCTCCGACACGTGCGTGCCCGGCGAAATGCTCTTGCCCGATTCAGGTCGTATGCGGTGACCATCACCAGAGTTTCGTCGCGCTGGTACTTCGCCGTCACCTCGGCGACGGTCACGGATCGGCGGTGTTTCTCGGCGGCTCTCGTGCGCTAGGTGTACATCATTTCCCTTTCGAAAGCGGCCGGAGCACCCGCAGCGGCGCCGACCGATGCTGACCGGCGTGGGACCGGAGGAGGCGGTAGTCGAGGCGCTGCGCACCGACGACTGGGTCGCGGTCGCGATCCCTTGGGTCGTCGACGAGACGCGTCAGCTGTTCCGTGCTCGGCCTCGCCTCTGGTCGCGGGCTGTGGCGGTGAGAACGTCGACCCGCTCGTGGCCTATCCGCCGATCGACGAAGGGGCGCATCACCAACTCGTCTCGGGTTCGATTTTCCGTTGCACGGTGGTCCTCGTACAAGTTCAGATGGCGATCTGATGGCGACGGGAACGCGGCTGAACGCGTGGCAACTCGTCGCGACGAGCAGGAACAAGGGTCGCTGACCTGCGGCGGAGCGCGAACGTGCTCGTCAGAATCGAGGGGCCACTACCTTGACACGGTAGAGGTCACTGGTTCGATCCCAGTATCGCGCACCAGCGTTCAAGCAGGTGACGGCCCCATCGGCGATCTTCGTCGATGGGGCCGACTGCTGTTCGGGGCAGGTCGGGAGCGATTGATCTCGGCTCGCCCGACGCCCCGGCGGGCGGTCGCCGGGGCGGCCCCGACCACGGCGACCCGATCGTCCGGATGATGCGGGACCGGCCCGAAAACACCGGTTCCCCCGCCGAAGTCGGCGGGGGAACCAGGTGGTGGGGTCAGTCGCGGATGAGGTTGTTCGGGCCGTTCTGGTCGTCGGTCACGGGCGCGCAGAACAGCGGGCCGGGGTCGCCTTGGTCGGCGAGTTCTTGGAGTTTGTCGGAGCAGGCCTGGGCGGTGGGGAATTCGCCGACGACTTCTTCGGCGAGTGCGGTGCCTGCGCCTGCGACGGACATGCCGGCCGCGCACAGTGCCAGGGCCGTGATGGTTTTGCGGATGCTCATGGAAGTTCCTTTCCGAGTGGGCATCCCGAAGGCGGCGGCGAATGGCCGCCTTTCGAGAAAATGGATGTTCACTGCTGGTCGATCGAAGCCGAGGGCGACGCCGGCACGGTGTGCGAACCGGCCCACGATCGGCAGGCCGGAGCCTCAGGCCGGGCCGTCGATGGTCAGCGCGCAGGTGACCGGCTGGCCGGGCTGCCCGGTCTCGGTCACCCGCTCCTCGCCTTCGACCAGCACCTTGCAGGTGAGGGCCGAATCAGGGGAGTCCGGCGTGACGACGACCTCCGCCGGACCGCCCATCGGAACCCACGTGTCCTTGTGCGGGACGCTGAACTGCACCGGAGGCTGCTCCTGCGAGTCCGAAGTGGACTTCTGGACGGTGCCGGTCGCCCCGGCGGGACCCGAGACCTCCAGCGTCACCTCGTAGGCGGTCTGCTCCGGCGGACCGCCGCACGCGGTGAGGCCGACGAGGGCGAGTGCCGGCACGGCCAGCACGAGTGCACGCTTCATGGGGATTGAGCTCCTTCGCGCAACGGCGTTCGATCTTCCGAGACCGAACGCTATTGGCCACCCGCTCGGTCGCGGATCGGTCGGACGACCGGTTCGCGCGGGAATCCCTATGACTATCGGCCTACCCCTTGCGACTGCCAGACCCACGCGGCGATCTCCACCCGGTTCCGGAGGTCCAATTTGGACTGGATGCTCGACAGGTGGGTCTTGACGGTGCCGAGGGACAGGAACAGCTGCTCGGAGATCTCGGCGTTGGTGGCGCCGGTGGCGACCAGCTGGGCGACCTCCCCCTCGCGCGCCGACAGCGGGTTCGGCCGGTTCGCGCGGGGTTCGGCGGGGGAGTGGTTGCGCAGCAGCTTCACCGTGATCGCGGGGCTGACCAGCGCTTCACCCGAGGCCGCCGCGCGCACGCCTTCGAGCAGCAACGCGGAGCTGGCGGTCTTGAGCAGGAAGCCGCTGGCGCCGCCGTTGAGCGCGCGGTGCACGTACTCGTCGTCCTCGAAGGTGGTGACGACCACGACCTTCGGCGGGTCCACCGCGCCCGTGGCGTTGATCCGCTGCAAGGCGTCCAGACCGTCCAGCCGGGGCATCCGGATGTCCATCAGCACCACGTCCGGCCGGTGCAGCGCGACCATCTCCAGCGCTTCCACGCCGTCGGACGCCGTGCCGACCACCTCCATGTCGTCCTCGGCACCCAAGATCATTTCGAAGCCGGTGCGGATCATCGCCTGGTCGTCGGCGATGAGCACTCTGATGGTCACGCGGTACCTCCGTTCGACGGCAGCGGCATGCGGGCTGCGAGGACCCAGCCGCCCGTCGGGGCGGGCCCGTCCTCGAACTCGCCGCCGACTTCGGCGACGCGGTCGCGCAGGCCTCGCAGACCGAATCCGCTGCCGGAGATCTTGCCAACCTCGCCGTCGTCGCCGACGCGCACCACCAGCTCGGATTCGGCGCGTTCCACGTCGATCCGCACCGTCGTCACGTTCCGGCCGTGCTTGCGGACGTTCGTGAGCCCTTCCAGGGCGACCCGGTGCGCGGTGGTGCCGACGTCGGCGGGGATGCCGTCGGTGGAGTCGGGCAGCTGGAGCCGCGCCTCCGGTCCCGGCCCGCGATTGAACCGCTCGACCATGGTGGAGATCTCGTCGATGGTGATCGGCGGCGCGGTGGTCCCGCCGTCGTCGGCGCGCAGCAGCCCGACCATGCGGTGCAGCGATTCCATCGCCTCGGCACCGGCCTCGGCGATGCTGTCCAGCGCGTCCAGCGCCTGCTGCGGCGACCGCTTCGCGATCGCCTGCGCGCCGCGCGCCTGCACCACCATTCCCGTCACGTGGTGGCCGACGAAGTCGTGCAGGTCGCGGGCGAAGTCGGTGCGCTGGATCAGCCGTTCGTGCTCGATCTGGCGCTGCCGCGCCCGGCGGGCCAGCCGGGCGGCAAGGCCGATCGTGCAGGACAGCGTCACGCAGCACACCAGCAGGAATCCGATCACCACCTCGGTCAACCGGCCGCGCCCGATCGCGGGCTGGGCCACGACGACCGCGGACACGACCACC includes:
- a CDS encoding GGDEF domain-containing protein, which codes for MPTALVMSGALAEPVRWAVADFTGLVGALAAAVAFAWTGRAPFASGTGRWWRPLMALALFGWGVGQAVWTWHRSVDMRAATFPDVENALYLGLPVFTFFALLHIAKNEHARTGSTDAITRPRVLVIDGLIVATSLLGLVWQVTFGAAVERGSASLGEVLLAVSYAVADLVLIVLAVLISVLLRRSWRLPLAWLLAGLIAIGASDALYAFSISNNSPAPPNVADVGYMMAPYLVLVAALAPENGLSRVATNLPPLVLPYVPLAAVCAFTAVRATIDSPRPAEVYFLLGVVGLVVVRQLMTARRLQEVHQRLRHLATHDPLTGVANRTLLLDVLGQALPQAHAQHTALGLLYIDLDQFKEVNDRWGHQAGDTVLLATATTLRAELDGRATLARLGGDEFVVLLNPAPADPEALCSRLRERLAEPILLDGEKYQITASFGYVPLEPNDTAHHALSRADAAMYSAKRAERPEG
- a CDS encoding class I SAM-dependent methyltransferase produces the protein MTFFHMLEPSAFDESTSSIRSVQSEVDDYDALDDAFWWDHGYRHLPDHLRIVPGDRVLDVGCRTGKSARWLAAAHSAQVLGTDPSPAMIRTAEERPTPGVRYRRTPRGSLPGIPDSSADATYAGFVVSCEFLDHLVEELFSEVLRVLRPGSRFTVLDSNPSAVGIHFPGVVYGPPGRSPRPGEVVPLSLQRRDGTWTRSRRLHRPLGSVRGMLESAGFTVDRMDVPLVRTLAQSSSQPAVHAPFYLITGLT
- a CDS encoding helix-turn-helix domain-containing protein — encoded protein: MGEERAEIEDKFEDADYPAYTMGRAAEMVGVTQPFLRSLEGTGLVVPVRSGGGHRRYSRAQLRRASRVRELVDQGMPVWGACRIIALEDQLAQLGAASVEQQG
- a CDS encoding response regulator transcription factor gives rise to the protein MTIRVLIADDQAMIRTGFEMILGAEDDMEVVGTASDGVEALEMVALHRPDVVLMDIRMPRLDGLDALQRINATGAVDPPKVVVVTTFEDDEYVHRALNGGASGFLLKTASSALLLEGVRAAASGEALVSPAITVKLLRNHSPAEPRANRPNPLSAREGEVAQLVATGATNAEISEQLFLSLGTVKTHLSSIQSKLDLRNRVEIAAWVWQSQGVGR
- a CDS encoding sensor histidine kinase → MVFPGKPAWQSLLWLFGILVTTPVTMLLEFVIFEGFDGTRWPPAVMFTGGSVAAVVLLIAPRLGPRALPAAAIGAAVISAAVYYPAYDARGWPERPDLGLLLLTPTAALLILLGLVVWRAEKRWAIATGVVVSAVVVAQPAIGRGRLTEVVIGFLLVCCVTLSCTIGLAARLARRARQRQIEHERLIQRTDFARDLHDFVGHHVTGMVVQARGAQAIAKRSPQQALDALDSIAEAGAEAMESLHRMVGLLRADDGGTTAPPITIDEISTMVERFNRGPGPEARLQLPDSTDGIPADVGTTAHRVALEGLTNVRKHGRNVTTVRIDVERAESELVVRVGDDGEVGKISGSGFGLRGLRDRVAEVGGEFEDGPAPTGGWVLAARMPLPSNGGTA